The sequence below is a genomic window from Mycobacteriales bacterium.
TACAGCCGCCGCCTCGCCGCGATCCGCGAGCAGCACGCCTACGAGCGCCGCATCGAAGCGTTCGGACTGACCGCGCTCCTCGCGCCGTACACGCTGCGGCCCGTCGTCCGCTTGCCCCGGCAGCGTCAGGGCTAGCCCGTTCGGGTCACCTACGGCTGTCCGAATGGCCGGGATTCGCCGATTTCGAGTACGGCGCGTCTCCTGCGGGTGTTTCCTACCTGAGCGGGGGAAGTTCCCCCAGTCGGAACACCCATGGGAGATTCCAATGCTTGAGTTCATGCAGCGCCTTGTGCGCCGTGACCGTCGCGAGGATGGTGCCTCGGCCGTGGAGTACGGCCTCCTGGTCGCCGCCATCGCCGCGATTATCGTCGTGATCGTGTTCGCCATCGGTAAGTTCGTGAAGGCTGGGTTTGCCCACACCTGCGACGGGCTGTCGGGTGGCGACTACGGCACCTACGCCGCCGGGGACAAGTGCCCCACTGGCTGATGTAGCATCTTGCGCGTCACTGCCCGGGCCTATCTTCCCAGTTGGGCCTGGCGGGACTTCCCGAGTGGGGGTCGCTTCCTCGACAAGAGGCGGTGGCCCCCACTCTTTGCGTGCTCAGCCGGGAATGCCGTAGACCTCGGCGGTCGAGCCAACCGCGTAGCTCTCGCCAGACGTCAAGTTGACGATCTGCACGGTGTCGATGACGTCGGCGGTGTTCTTCCATTGTCCACCGGACCAGACGGGACCGGCCGACGAGGTGGCGGTGGAGGTGGCCTTGACAGCGCGGGCCAGCCCGGTGGTGGCGTAGTCGTAGACCAGGGCGTCGAGCACCACCATGGAGCCGTCGTTGGGCAGCGCGCCACGGTGGTAGTACGCGTTCAGACCGAAGTCAGCGGAGGCGTGGAATGCCCCACTCACGAGGTACTGGCTCTGAGCGCCGTAGTTGTTTCCAGTGTCCAGAACTCCGCCGGATCCGAAGCGCAGCGCGATATAGCGGATGGCTCCGCCTACGTTGCTGAGCCGGGCACGGATGCGGAGGTCCCTGTAACCCGTGGTTGGCAGTGGGCTTAGGGTGATCGCCGCTTGCCCGGATGCGGTCACGGTGGTCGACGCGAGCAGGACCGCACCGCCTCCGCCCGCGCTGCTCGGCGGGGTCTGCCAATCGACGGCGGTGCCGTCTGCGTTGACCATCGGGACCTTTCCCGCAACGCCGCCGGCTGGGGAGAGGCCGCTGACGTGGAGTCTTGGATCGCTCATGGTCAGTCCGCCGTTCCGGGCACGATCACGATGATGTGCGCCTCGGAGATCACCGAGTTGACGTGGTTGGTTCGGTTGATGGGCACGTAGACGGCGCCGGACACGCTGGAGCCGTTGTTGGCGGCCGTGACTGCCGTGGCGCAGTTGGCATCCATCGGGAAGATCGTGCCGAGCGTGGTCGACTTGGACGGCTTCGTTGTATCAACGCTTGAAGATGTCCCGCCGCCCACCACGACGATCTTGAAGTCTGTCCAGGCTCCAGCATCCCCGGTGGCTTTGATGAGTGCGTAGTATTCGGCGCCCTGGCTCGTGTCGACAGTTCCTCCGGTCGGGAGGTGCCCTGATACGGAGTTGTTCGTGATGCCCGTTTGGCCGATGTACTGGTCGACGGTGATCGAGGTGGACTCGTCGTTATCGCTCAGGGTGTCGTTCGGGGCCGGCGAGGTAGTGCCCGTACCACTGATGGCCACGGTGTAGGGGCCAGCCAGTCCGAGGTCTTGCAGCACTACCGGGTCAGGGATGATGTGCGGCGCGATGGGGACGTCGCGGTAGGTGTACTGCGGGTCGATGAGATCCGTGGCGGCGAACACTCCGGTCGGGTCGGGCACGGTGAGCGTCGACCCGTCGAGGGTCCACTGCGCGGAGGTGAGTGGGATGCCGCCAAGGCCGCGCGGGTGCCACTTCACGTCGAGGCTGCCGTCGAGCGGAGTGTGTGAGAGCGCGATTGTCTGATCCCCGGCCACGGCCACCGTGTAGGTGTCGGTGTTGCAGAACTTCACCCCGGCGCCGGACGCGCCAGCCAGCCCGCGCACGTCGAGGATCTGCCACTCGTCCTCGTCCGCGTCGTACTCCAGGGTGCAGGATTCGCCCGGCCCTCCGCGGTCACCGTCCGCGAGCTTGTCGGCCAGGAAGTGCGGCACCGTGGCTTCGATCGGGTCGGGGTTGTCGTCGTCGCCGTCGAGCTGCACCATCGCCGTCTTCACCGTGAACGGCGCCTGGTACAGCGGGTTCCAGCAGTCCACCCGGTCACCGTCGGACGCCGCGGCAGGCAGCGGGTCCGTGAGGGTGACCGTGCTCGCGTCGTCGTCTGCGGTGGAGTAGGCGAGCACCGAGCCGCCGACCGACACCGAGCCGCCGTTCTCAGAGTCGAAGGCCGCGGCGTCGTACACGGGCAGCACCGTGACACCAGCAGCCACATCCGCGGTCAGCGTCGAGCCCACCGTCTCCGTGGACACCGACACGATCCGGCCGTGCTCACGCTCCACGGTGGTGCCTCCTGAGCTTGTGGTGCGGCGGATGCAGCGGCGGCCTCTCGTGATAGTTCAGCGACATGGCCGGAGCCTCCCCACCGTCACCGGACACGCCGATCGGGAACGCGAACGACCGCAGCCGGAACGTCGCCAGATCCCCATCCGTCGTGACCGCCCGG
It includes:
- a CDS encoding Flp family type IVb pilin; the protein is MLEFMQRLVRRDRREDGASAVEYGLLVAAIAAIIVVIVFAIGKFVKAGFAHTCDGLSGGDYGTYAAGDKCPTG